Proteins encoded by one window of Camelus bactrianus isolate YW-2024 breed Bactrian camel chromosome 9, ASM4877302v1, whole genome shotgun sequence:
- the PNMA8A gene encoding paraneoplastic antigen-like protein 8A isoform X2 — MAVNLLEDWCRGMEVDIHRSLLVTGIPEDCVQAEIEETLNGVLSPLGPYLVLNKIFLREENTKAALVKVGEGVNLRAIPREFPGRGGVWRVVCRDPTQDAEFFKNLNEFLDAEGRTWEDVVRLLQLNHSPPPQNQNQPPENWAEALGVLLGVVVQIVFYMNAENRSREEVRAQEAAEAQAVASLASAAGKKVKKEPGWAAEVGSALKMENLDGWNDMENDGDPPKPLVRKAGAKTRSRRKKQKKTPKQEPTAWKKSKGSHSNSLASLEDPEIGDAENMEMSECIRSNRKPQVKQEELDLKKPIAKCAWKSPSTPPDIARVEATRPGVASESDQDGGPEGPPKKKAVGWASTKSPAPVRKKKKNPESSNMGDHPYQRS, encoded by the coding sequence ATGGCGGTGAATCTTTTGGAGGACTGGTGCCGGGGAATGGAAGTGGACATCCACAGGTCTCTGTTGGTCACAGGCATCCCAGAGGACTGTGTCCAAGCGGAAATTGAGGAGACCTTGAATGGGGTCCTCTCTCCACTGGGCCCGTACCTCGTGCTCAACAAGATTTTTTTGAGAGAAGAGAATACCAAAGCTGCTCTCGTTAAGGTCGGTGAGGGAGTGAATCTGAGGGCTATACCCCGGGAATTCCCAGGAAGAGGGGGTGTCTGGCGAGTGGTCTGTAGGGACCCCACCCAGGAtgctgagttttttaaaaacctgaatgaATTCCTGGATGCAGAGGGCCGCACCTGGGAAGATGTGGTCCGCCTGCTCCAGCTTAAccactccccaccaccccagAACCAGAATCAGCCTCCAGAGAACTGGGCAGAAGCTTTGGGGGTGCTTTTAGGGGTGGTGGTGCAAATTGTCTTCTACATGAATGCTGAGAACCGCAGCCGGGAGGAAGTGAGGGCTCAGGAGGCTGCTGAGGCCCAGGCAGTAGCATCCTTGGCTTCAGCAGCAGGGAAGAAGGTCAAAAAGGAGCCAGGGTGGGCTGCGGAGGTAGGCTCTGCCTTGAAGATGGAAAATCTGGATGGCTGGAATGACATGGAAAACGATGGTGACCCTCCCAAACCTTTGGTTCGAAAGGCTGGAGCTAAGACTCGCTCcaggagaaagaagcagaaaaagacTCCCAAGCAGGAACCAACGGCCTGGAAGAAATCCAAAGGCAGCCATTCCAACAGCTTGGCTTCTTTGGAGGATCCTGAGATTGGTGATGCTGAAAACATGGAGATGTCTGAATGTATCAGGAGCAACAGAAAACCCCAAGTGAAGCAGGAGGAGTTGGATTTGAAGAAGCCCATAGCCAAATGTGCCTGGAAGTCTCCCAGCACCCCACCTGACATTGCCCGGGTGGAAGCCACACGCCCTGGTGTTGCCTCTGAGTCAGACCAAGATGGTGGTCCCGAGGGCCCACCCAAGAAGAAGGCCGTGGGCTGGGCCTCCACAAAGAGCCCTGCTCCcgtgaggaagaaaaagaag
- the PNMA8A gene encoding paraneoplastic antigen-like protein 8A isoform X1 — MAVNLLEDWCRGMEVDIHRSLLVTGIPEDCVQAEIEETLNGVLSPLGPYLVLNKIFLREENTKAALVKVGEGVNLRAIPREFPGRGGVWRVVCRDPTQDAEFFKNLNEFLDAEGRTWEDVVRLLQLNHSPPPQNQNQPPENWAEALGVLLGVVVQIVFYMNAENRSREEVRAQEAAEAQAVASLASAAGKKVKKEPGWAAEVGSALKMENLDGWNDMENDGDPPKPLVRKAGAKTRSRRKKQKKTPKQEPTAWKKSKGSHSNSLASLEDPEIGDAENMEMSECIRSNRKPQVKQEELDLKKPIAKCAWKSPSTPPDIARVEATRPGVASESDQDGGPEGPPKKKAVGWASTKSPAPVRKKKKVRLGPVSYVLADSEDTKKKPVIPKKGPGLRRDTSVQKAPRGPRPAESPASASGGPEAKPEGSPHTSNEPRKL; from the coding sequence ATGGCGGTGAATCTTTTGGAGGACTGGTGCCGGGGAATGGAAGTGGACATCCACAGGTCTCTGTTGGTCACAGGCATCCCAGAGGACTGTGTCCAAGCGGAAATTGAGGAGACCTTGAATGGGGTCCTCTCTCCACTGGGCCCGTACCTCGTGCTCAACAAGATTTTTTTGAGAGAAGAGAATACCAAAGCTGCTCTCGTTAAGGTCGGTGAGGGAGTGAATCTGAGGGCTATACCCCGGGAATTCCCAGGAAGAGGGGGTGTCTGGCGAGTGGTCTGTAGGGACCCCACCCAGGAtgctgagttttttaaaaacctgaatgaATTCCTGGATGCAGAGGGCCGCACCTGGGAAGATGTGGTCCGCCTGCTCCAGCTTAAccactccccaccaccccagAACCAGAATCAGCCTCCAGAGAACTGGGCAGAAGCTTTGGGGGTGCTTTTAGGGGTGGTGGTGCAAATTGTCTTCTACATGAATGCTGAGAACCGCAGCCGGGAGGAAGTGAGGGCTCAGGAGGCTGCTGAGGCCCAGGCAGTAGCATCCTTGGCTTCAGCAGCAGGGAAGAAGGTCAAAAAGGAGCCAGGGTGGGCTGCGGAGGTAGGCTCTGCCTTGAAGATGGAAAATCTGGATGGCTGGAATGACATGGAAAACGATGGTGACCCTCCCAAACCTTTGGTTCGAAAGGCTGGAGCTAAGACTCGCTCcaggagaaagaagcagaaaaagacTCCCAAGCAGGAACCAACGGCCTGGAAGAAATCCAAAGGCAGCCATTCCAACAGCTTGGCTTCTTTGGAGGATCCTGAGATTGGTGATGCTGAAAACATGGAGATGTCTGAATGTATCAGGAGCAACAGAAAACCCCAAGTGAAGCAGGAGGAGTTGGATTTGAAGAAGCCCATAGCCAAATGTGCCTGGAAGTCTCCCAGCACCCCACCTGACATTGCCCGGGTGGAAGCCACACGCCCTGGTGTTGCCTCTGAGTCAGACCAAGATGGTGGTCCCGAGGGCCCACCCAAGAAGAAGGCCGTGGGCTGGGCCTCCACAAAGAGCCCTGCTCCcgtgaggaagaaaaagaaggtgaGGTTGGGCCCTGTCTCTTATGTCCTTGCTGATTCGGAAGACACCAAGAAGAAGCCTGTGATTCCAAAGAAAGGGCCAGGCTTGCGAAGGGATACATCGGTTCAGAAGGCCCCTCGGGGCCCACGGCCCGCTGAGTCGCCTGCCTCCGCCTCAGGGGGTCCAGAGGCCAAGCCAGAAGGCTCCCCTCACACTTCCAATG